A genome region from Penicillium psychrofluorescens genome assembly, chromosome: 3 includes the following:
- a CDS encoding uncharacterized protein (ID:PFLUO_005523-T1.cds;~source:funannotate): MHFEVDMLAIWPLIVALLLVVYLLPRAQSNTSLKHIPILKFNRYLPDFVNRLIYYPKAASLIYRGYKQYKDCPFRMLTADGEVVVLPVKYTEELRKLPASVISSLDAQYENALGDFTNILINSALPSATVRKRLTPTIGRITPWVLDELRYAFDTVLPECEDDWVPIQAHEMFVQLIARATSRVVGGDALRRNEKWLDTASRYSVNVGITVFLLRPFPAWLRPLIAPFLPCVREMKEQLRFVKNDLFVPMILERRAAEQANDPAYVKPDDFLQWMMEMAEEEVDRDPDLLAHHLLILMSLAVVHTSSMAMCQALYDLVLMPEYRAPLRDEVARTLKNGWQNATLASFVAQRRMDSFLRESQRFNPPGELSFHRIVKEPLTLSDGLVLPRGTHICFAAGPMSKDATYLSNPDIFDGLRWCQDPEDRYALMSDPSETQLHVLNEFTSTGSSSASASFVTISPASMHFGFGRQACPGRFFAVNTIKAIMSRIISEYDFKFEDRQIGKRPPNILVGEHIIPNTSTNVLFRKRSIGL; encoded by the exons ATGCATTTCGAAGTAGATATGCTTGCCATCTGGCCTCTGATAgtggcgctgctgctcgTAGTCTATCTACTACCGCGAGCGCAGTCAAATACCTCGCTCAAGCACATTCCCATCCTCAAATTCAACCGCTATCTTCCCGACTTCGTTAATCGACTCATCTACTACCCCAAAGCTGCGTCGCTGATCTATCGTGGTTACAAGCAGTATAAGGATTGTCCGTTTCGCATGCTAACAGCAGATGGCGAAGTAGTCGTTCTGCCTGTGAAATACACGGAGGAGCTGAGGAAACTGCCTGCTTCAGTCATCAGCTCTCTGGACGCACAATATGAG AACGCGCTGGGAGATTTCACCAATATCCTAATCAATAGTGCCCTGCCATCAGCGACGGTTCGAAAGAGGTTGACTCCAACTATAG GACGAATCACTCCCTGGGTCCTCGATGAGCTGCGCTATGCCTTTGACACTGTACTCCCCGAATGCGAAG ATGACTGGGTCCCCATCCAAGCACACGAGATGTTCGTCCAACTAATTGCGCGCGCAACCTCGCGCGTAGTCGGCGGCGATGCCCTCCGACGTAACGAGAAATGGCTAGATACCGCAAGCAGATACTCCGTCAATGTCGGGATCACAGtattcctcctccgcccatTCCCCGCCTGGCTCCGGCCCCTGATAGCGCCTTTCCTTCCCTGCGTGCGAGAGATGAAAGAACAGCTACGGTTCGTGAAAAACGACCTGTTCGTGCCCATGATCCTCGAGCGTAGAGCTGCCGAGCAGGCTAATGATCCTGCCTACGTGAAACCAGATGACTTCTTGCagtggatgatggagatggccgaggaagaggtggacAGGGATCCCGATCTGTTGGCGCATCATCTTCTCATTCTTATGAGTCTGGCTGTTGTGCACACCAGTAGCATGGCTATGTGTCAGGCTCTGTATGACCTGGTTCTCATGCCGGAGTATCGAGCGCCTCTAAGGGATGAGGTCGCTCGCACGCTGAAGAATGGCTGGCAGAATGCTACCCTGGCGTCGTTCGTGGCTCAGCGCCGTATGGACAGTTTCCTGCGCGAGTCGCAGCGGTTCAATCCACCTGGCGAAT TATCCTTCCACCGCATCGTCAAAGAGCCCCTCACCCTCTCAgatggcctcgtcctccccCGAGGGACGCACATCTGCTTCGCTGCTGGACCTATGAGCAAGGACGCAACCTACCTCTCCAACCCGGATATCTTCGACGGGCTCCGCTGGTGTCAGGATCCAGAGGATCGATATGCCCTCATGTCTGATCCAAGTGAGACACAATTACATGTGCTCAATGAGTTTACCTCTAccggctcttcctccgcttcgGCCAGTTTCGTCACTATCAGCCCAGCCAGCATGCATTTCGGATTCGGACGCCAGGCGTGTCCGGGGAGGTTCTTTGCCGTGAACACCATCAAGGCAATCATGAGCCGCATCATCTCGGAATATGATTTCAAGTTTGAAGATCGTCAGATTGGGAAGAGGCCTCCCAACATCCTTGTTGGGGAGCATATCATTCCCAACACGAGTACGAATGTCCTTTTTAGGAAACGGTCTATTGGACTGTGA
- a CDS encoding uncharacterized protein (ID:PFLUO_005524-T1.cds;~source:funannotate), with amino-acid sequence MGVPKFFRWLSERYPAISMLIAESRIPEFDSLYLDMNGIIHNCTHKDSDSPTFRMTEDQMFIAIFNYIEHLFGKIKPQKLFFMAVDGVAPRAKMNQQRARRFRTALDAENAKEKAIAQGVEMPTEDAFDSNCITPGTEFMAKLTQQLKYFINKKISEDTDWQGVEIVLSGHEVPGEGEHKIMEYIRRAKAQPDYHANVRHCLYGLDADLIMLGLLSHDPHFCLLREEVTFGRQVSKKSKELEHQNFFLLHLSMVREYLELEFQELEEEGALPFPFNMERVIDDFILMAFFVGNDFLPNLPNLHINEGALALMFKIYKEVLPKMGGYINEHGVINVQRLGTLVEALSDVEHRFFEAENSDAQWIKAKKNGTDGTLEAQKNPKSLTITPAQKELLKQIKKYVLNRPEKGSEAKPLDFPPTLPARDRTFIEKLADELRVPWSTTENENGDRFMRLQLPQPENDDDSEEGDDEEASMAVQRIIRKYEKAKILDMTSEEAQQAAEKKYEAKFEEWKDNYYQTKFGWGLDNHEEMKKLTENYVQGLQWVLFYYYQGIASWPWFFKYHYAPMISDVKKGLGADMNFQLGQPFRPYEQLMGVLPDRSKTIVPPAYRDLMTSPESPIIDFYPRDFELDMNGKKMEWEAVVKIPFIEEKRLLGALRTRDHLLTPDEKARNDFGASLKFTFSPDVNYIYPSSMPGVFPDLPNCRCIENVFDLPTMDGLEPYSGLMDGVHLGEAALAGFPSLKTLPHFGQLGFHGVCVFQQESRNESQVITLIDPASRSSVELAKTKLGKRVHVGYPFLQEALVIRVSDELFDYVLPPGEQHPLSIPHTPQQIEQFKKKADKIEGTYSRRLGMIIGGVEAMVHIQLLKGMAKTEEGATVKEFADIPGQETDYALQVVVDEVINPDERFIEREALPIEEEFPDGSRAFFLGDFNYGRPVHVTGYEDGKVNGLIAAVKGREPEFAKERVNQAEKYFPYMPSYAVARSLRLNALVLAKITSSFTVEIEGQRVNLGLNLKFEARKQKVLGYSRRGDSGWEFSQKAVELIQQYMINFPEFIAGIQRNPQGDKFRPTDFYPEDVAMLKIKEIRDWLKSIESKNFERVPLDAEQLDSDMVMLIEQDADRLIQSQPQMQPKKVRGVPRSALLRPADVEHRLGNQTFKLGDRVVYAQDSGKVPIATRGTVVGLTRTPRTLLLDVVFDVSFMSGTTLGDRCSPFRGQTVLASSVLNISYRQLLATSRAATSQQSRTQATPLTVAGYGTPLGPNGQGQLKNASSPPPLRGSFRGAVSGQTNGSGRGGRGGINGTLPFRDGPPRGPRGRGGANGYRGRGGYVSVENTDPTAGIVENNPDFRPQNYTQVPPPQGMEQRRGRGRGRGNGYRGRGRGRGGAVQAAE; translated from the exons ATGGGTGTTCCGAAATTCTTCCGCTGGCTGAGCGAGCGGTATCCTGCCATCTCGATGCTGATCGCAGAGAGCCGGATACCGGAATTCGACAGCCTATACCTGGATATGAACGGCATTATTCACAACTGTACCCACAAGGACAGCGATTCCCCAACGTTTCGCATGACGGAGGATCAGATGTTTATCGCCATCTTCAATTATATCGAGCATTTGTTTGGAAAGATTAAGCCCCAGAAGCTTTTTTTCATGGCCGTGGATGGTGTGGCGCCACGTGCCAAGATGAACCAACAACGAGCACGCCGATTCCGCACGGCGTTGGATGCGGAAAacgccaaggagaaggcaatCGCGCAAGGAGTGGAGATGCCAACAGAGGATGCATTCGATAGCAACTGTATTACTCCCGGTACCGAGTTCATGGCGAAACTCACGCAGCAGCTGAAATATTTCATCAACAAGAAAATCTCCGAGGACACAGACTGGCAAGGAGTCGAAATTGTGCTCTCGGGCCATGAGGTcccgggagaaggagaacacAAGATCATGGAATATATCCGGCGCGCAAAAGCGCAGCCCGATTACCATGCGAACGTCCGCCACTGTTTATATGGCCTGGATGCTGATCTGATCATGCTGGGTCTTCTCAGCCATGACCCTCACTTCTGccttcttcgagaagaagtgaCCTTCGGTCGCCAAGTATCGAAGAAATCCAAGGAGCTGGAACACCAgaacttttttcttttgcaCCTGAGCATGGTTCGGGAGTACTTGGAATTGGAGTTTCAGGAActagaggaagaaggcgcTCTGCCCTTTCCATTTAACATGGAGCGTGTGATCGATGATTTCATTCTCATGGCTTTTTTTGTTGGAAACGATTTCCTTCCCAATCTGCCGAACCTGCACATCAACGAAGGCGCTCTTGCTCTCATGTTCAAGATATACAAGGAGGTGCTGCCGAAGATGGGCGGATATATCAATGAGCATGGTGTGATCAACGTGCAACGCCTGGGAACACTTGTGGAGGCCTTGAGTGACGTCGAACACCGATTTTTCGAGGCTGAAAATTCCGATGCCCAAtggatcaaggccaagaagaacggaaCCGATGGCACACTCGAAGCGCAGAAGAACCCGAAGAGTTTAACAATTACTCCGGCACAGAAAGAACTTCTGAAGCAAATCAAGAAGTACGTCTTGAACAGACCTGAGAAGGGCTCAGAAGCCAAGCCCTTGGACTTTCCGCCCACGCTGCCAGCTCGGGACCGCACTTTCATCGAAAAGCTTGCGGATGAGCTTCGAGTACCGTGGTCAACAACAGAGAATGAGAACGGGGACCGGTTCATGAGGCTCCAGCTTCCTCAACCCGAAAATGATGACGATTccgaagaaggcgacgacgaagaagcatcCATGGCGGTCCAGCGTATCATTCGAAAGTACGAGAAAGCCAAGATTCTGGATATGACTTCCGAGGAAGCGCAGCaggccgcggagaagaagtatgAGGCCAAATTTGAAGAGTGGAAAGACAATTATTACCAAACTAAGTTTGGATGGGGCCTCGATAACCACGAAGAGATGAAGAAACTGACCGAGAACTACGTGCAAGGCCTGCAATGGGTCTTGTTCTACTATTACCAAGGCATTGCTTCATGGCCCTGGTTCTTCAAATACCACTACGCCCCTATGATCTCTG ATGTGAAGAAAGGTCTCGGCGCGGACATGAACTTCCAACTGGGACAGCCTTTCCGACCTTATGAACAACTGATGGGCGTCTTGCCGGATCGCAGCAAGACGATTGTGCCCCCCGCGTACCGGGACCTGATGACTTCGCCCGAGTCTCCCATCATTGATTTCTACCCTCGTGATTTCGAACTGGACATGAACGGGAAAAAGATGGAGTGGGAAGCGGTCGTCAAAATCCCTTTTATTGAAGAAAAGCGGCTGCTGGGCGCTCTCAGGACGAGAGATCATCTACTGACCCCGGACGAGAAGGCCAGAAACGACTTTGGAGCTAGCCTCAAGTTCACCTTTTCGCCGGATGTGAACTATATCTATCCTTCTTCTATGCCTGGTGTGTTCCCGGACCTTCCGAACTGCCGTTGCATTGAAAACGTTTTCGACCTCCCCACTATGGATGGGCTGGAACCGTACTCTGGATTGATGGACGGTGTGCATTTGGGTGAGGCCGCACTGGCCGGCTTCCCCAGTCTCAAGACCTTGCCGCACTTCGGTCAGTTGGGTTTCCACGGTGTCTGCGTCTTCCAACAGGAGAGTCGCAACGAAAGCCAGGTCATCACTCTCATCGACCCCGCAAGCCGGTCGAGCGTTGAGTTGGCCAAGACGAAGCTGGGTAAACGAGTCCATGTGGGATATCCATTCCTACAAGAAGCTCTGGTGATTCGGGTTTCGGATGAGCTTTTTGATTACGTCCTTCCACCCGGGGAACAACACCCCCTTTCCATCCCCCACACCCCTCAGCAGATCGAACAattcaagaagaaggccgataAGATCGAAGGCACTTACAGCAGGCGTCTCGGCATGATAATTGGAGGGGTCGAGGCTATGGTGCATATTCAGCTTCTCAAGGGCATGGCCAAGACCGAAGAGGGTGCCACCGTTAAGGAATTCGCTGATATCCCCGGACAAGAGACCGACTATGCTCTTCaggtggtggttgatgaaGTGATCAACCCAGACGAGCGGTTTATCGAGCGAGAGGCGTTGCCTATCGAGGAAGAGTTCCCCGACGGCTCTCGGGCCTTTTTCTTGGGAGACTTCAATTACGGCAGACCAGTGCACGTCACCGGCTATGAAGATGGCAAGGTCAATGGGTTGATTGCGGCTGTGAAAGGTCGCGAGCCCGAGTTTGCCAAGGAGCGTGTGAACCAGGCAGAGAAATATTTCCCATACATGCCGTCATATGCTGTTGCACGCAGCCTCCGTCTGAATGCCCTGGTTCTCGCAAAGATTACTTCCTCCTTCACTGTGGAGATCGAAGGCCAGCGCGTGAATCTGGGCCTCAACCTCAAGTTTGAGGCACGGAAGCAGAAAGTCCTGGGATACTCCCGTCGCGGGGATTCCGGCTGGGAGTTCAGCCAGAAAGCCGTGGAACTGATCCAACAATACATGATCAATTTCCCCGAATTTATCGCAGGAATCCAGCGCAATCCTCAAGGCGACAAGTTCCGCCCAACCGATTTTTACCCAGAAGATGTGGCCATGCTGAAGATTAAGGAAATCCGCGACTGGCTCAAGTCTATTGAGTCGAAGAACTTTGAGCGCGTGCCACTGGATGCTGAACAGCTTGATTCTGATATGGTCATGTTGATTGAGCAGGACGCTGATCGCCTCATTCAGTCGCAGCCGCAGATGCAGCCCAAGAAGGTTCGTGGCGTCCCTCGCAGCGCTCTTCTCCGGCCTGCCGATGTCGAGCACCGCCTGGGCAACCAGACTTTCAAGCTCGGTGATCGGGTGGTGTATGCTCAGGATTCCGGCAAGGTGCCCATCGCCACGCGTGGCACTGTGGTTGGCCTGACGAGAACCCCGCGAACGCTCTTGCTTGATGTTGTCTTCGACGTCTCTTTCATGAGCGGCACAACGCTGGGAGATCGTTGCTCCCCATTCCGTGGACAAACTGTCCTGGCATCGTCTGTTCTGAACATCTCCTACCGACAACTCCTCGCTACTTCTCGCGCCGCGACTAGCCAGCAGAGCCGCACACAAGCCACCCCTTTGACAGTCGCGGGATACGGCACGCCTCTGGGACCCAACGGACAGGGCCAGCTGAAAAACGCATCGAGCCCTCCCCCGCTGCGAGGTTCTTTCCGAGGCGCCGTATCAGGACAGACCAATGGGTCCGGTCGTGGAGGTCGCGGTGGCATCAACGGCACCTTGCCGTTCCGTGACGGCCCCCCGCGTGGTCCTCGCGGCCGCGGTGGGGCCAACGGGTatcgtggccgtggcggctACGTCAGTGTCGAGAACACTGACCCGACTGCAGGCATCGTCGAGAATAACCCCGACTTCCGCCCGCAGAACTACACCCAGGTCCCGCCGCCACAGGGCATGGAGCAACGACGCGGAAGGGGCCGTGGCCGTGGGAATGGATATCGCGGGAGAGgacgtggccgtggtggagCTGTGCAGGCAGCTGAGTGA
- a CDS encoding uncharacterized protein (ID:PFLUO_005525-T1.cds;~source:funannotate), with protein sequence MEPYEDDNAGVEENEKEQEHTNEKIINEEYKTWKKNAPFLYDMILSTALEWPTLSTQWLPDKQEVPDKPYSTHRLLLGTHTTGDAPNYLQIAHVQLPNPNVPNPDDYDEDKGEIGGYGGASKKPQMEIKFEIVQKIDHKGEVNKARYQPQNPNIIATMCTDGRVMIWDRSKHPSLPTGTVNPQMELLGHECEGFGLSWNPHEAGHLATGSEDKTVRLWDLTTYTKGNKAVRPTRTYTHHSSIVNDVQHHPLHSALIGTVSDDITLQILDTRAADTTRAAASAEGQHRDAINSISFNPAAETILATGSADKTIGIWDLRNLKTKLHSLEGHADSVQSISWNPFEESVLASSSYDRKIMFWDLSRAGEEQTPEDAQDGPPELLFMHGGHTNRISDFSWNLSDPWVLCSAAEDNLLQVWKVADAIVGKNLEDVPTEELES encoded by the exons ATGGAGCCCTACGAGGATGATAATG CCGGTGTTGAGGAGAacgagaaggagcaggaacacACCAACGAGAAGATTATCAACGAAG AATACAAAacatggaagaagaatgcgCCGTTTCTCTATGACATGATTCTGAGCACGGCGCTAGAATGGCCAACGCTCAGCACCCAGTGGCTGCCAGACAAGCAGGA AGTCCCAGACAAGCCTTACTCAACTCATCGCCTGTTGTTGGGCACGCATACCACGGGAGATGCCCCGAACTACCTCCAGATTGCCCATGTGCAGCTGCCCAATCCCAATGTCCCCAACCCGGATGATTACGATGAAGACAAAGGCGAGATTGGAGGCTATGGCGGAGCGTCGAAGAAGCCTCAGATGGAAATCAAGTTCGAAATCGTTCAGAAGATCGACCACAAGGGCGAGGTCAACAAGGCCCGGTACCAGCCACAGAATCCCAACATCATCGCGACGATGTGTACGGATGGACGGGTGATGATCTGGGATCGCTCGAAGCATCCCAGCTTGCCGACCGGCACCGTCAATCCCCAGATGGAGCTGTTGGGCCATGAATGCGAAGGATTCGGTCTCAGCTGGAACCCTCATGAGGCTGGTCATCTCGCTACGGGTAGCGAGGACAAGACTGTCCGACTCTG GGATCTCACCACTTACACCAAAGGCAACAAGGCCGTCCGCCCAACCCGCACCTACACGCACCACTCCTCCATCGTCAATGACGTGCAGCACCATCCTCTCCACTCGGCTCTCATAGGAACCGTCTCCGATGATATCACCCTCCAAATTCTCGACACCCGTGCCGCAGACACCACACGCGCAGCTGCTTCGGCGGAGGGTCAGCACCGCGACGCGATTAACTCGATTTCCTTCAACCCAGCGGCCGAGACAATTCTGGCCACAGGGTCCGCCGACAAGACCATTGGGATATGGGATCTGCGCAACCTGAAGACGAAGCTGCATTCGTTGGAAGGTCACGCCGATTCCGTGCAGTCCATCTCGTGGAATCCATTTGAGGAGTCCGTATTGGCCAGCTCCAGTTACGATCGGAAAATCATGTTCTGGGACCTCAGCCGggcgggcgaggagcagaCCCCCGAAGATGCACAGGACGGACCACCAGAGCT CCTTTTCATGCACGGAGGACACACGAACCGCATTTCCGACTTTAGCTGGAACCTCAGCGATCCGTGGGTTCTCTGCTCGGCTGCCGAGGACAACCTCTTGCAGGTGTGGAAGGTGGCGGATGCGATTGTGGGCAAGAATCTGGAGGACGTGCCGACGGAGGAGCTGGAGTCGTAA
- a CDS encoding uncharacterized protein (ID:PFLUO_005526-T1.cds;~source:funannotate) has translation MGTGGSPPLGPKPSAIPSHMLNGSSPLHPATGVRDERERESLNSSIRSSFAPRIPAEFNSPETGSAVAGESTPSAVGVVRSPITVRPTLNDPPRDPRDEGGPLTPPATVSRPASPYTLNPPIDFDGLSWPCPGTRQRLESTPEETEERVKKLAGAVRTILECIGEDPEREGLRETPERYAKAMLYFTKGYEENVRDLVNGAVFHEDHDELVIVKDIDVFSLCEHHMVPFSGKMHIGYIPDRRVLGLSKLARLAEMFSRRLQVQERLTKQVALAISEVLKPRGVGVVMESSHLCMVMRGVQKVSSTTTTSCMLGCMRSSAKTREEFLTLLNRR, from the exons ATGGGCACCGGAGGCTCCCCTCCGCTTGGCCCGAAGCCGTCGGCCATTCCGTCCCACATGCTGAACGGTAGCTCTCCCCTGCACCCGGCCACGGGAGTGCGTGATGAGCGTGAGAGAGAAAGCCTCAATTCATCCATCCGCTCCTCCTTCGCCCCCCGCATCCCCGCTGAGTTCAATTCGCCCGAGACAGGGTCCGCCGTCGCCGGCGAGTCGACTCCCAGTGCAGTCGGCGTCGTTCGCAGCCCCATTACCGTCCG ACCGACTTTGAATGATCCTCCTCGGGACCCGCGCGACGAAGGCGGTCCATTGACCCCTCCGGCCACTGTGAGCCGCCCCGCGAGCCCTTACACATTGAACCCCCCCATCGACTTCGATGGACTCAGCTGGCCTT GCCCCGGAACGCGGCAACGGCTAGAATCCACACCCGAAGAGACCGAAGAACGGGTCAAGAAGCTTGCTGGAGCTGTACGGACAATCCTTGAATGCattggagaagatccagagAGAGAAGGGCTCCGCGAGACCCCGGAGAGATACGCTAAGGCCATGCTCTACTTCACCAAGGGCTACGAGGAAAATGTTCGGGATCTGGTCAACGGAGCGGTTTTCCACGAGGATCATGATGAACTGGTCATTGTGAAAGACATCGATGTCTTCTCCTTGTGCGAGCACCATATGGTACCCTTTAGCGGAAAG ATGCATATCGGCTATATTCCGGATCGCCGCGTGCTCGGTCTATCCAAACTGGCTCGTCTGGCGGAGATGTTCTCGCGCAGACTTCAGGTCCAGGAACGTCTGACCAAGCAGGTTGCTCTGGCAATCTCGGAGGTTCTCAAGCCCCGAGGTGTTGGTGTCGTCATGGAATCTTCCCACCTTTGCATGGTTATGCGTGGTGTGCAGAAAGTCAGCagcaccacgaccaccaGCTGCATGCTGGGATGTATGCGATCCAGCGCAAAGACCAGGGAAGAGTTCCTGACCCTGCTGAATCGGAGATAA